One Halobacterium wangiae genomic window, ATCGACGGCCTGCAAGAACGCGGCGCGAACGTGGTCGCCTACGATCCAGTCGCGACCGAGAAGATGGCCGAGGAGCGCCCAGACGTGGCGTACGCGGAGAGCGCCCGAGAAGCCCTGGACGGCGCGGTCGGCGCAGTCGTCGTCACTGACTGGGACGAATTCGCAGCGCTCAACGACGCCTTCGACGCGATGGCCGAACCAGTCGTCGTGGACGGTCGTCGAATCGTGGAGCGCCGCGACGGCATCACCTACGAAGGACTCACCTGGTAGCCGGAGGCAGAATCGAGACGCGCTACAGTCGGTCGGTGTCCACGCCGACGCCCGGCGGCGCGACGACGAGGAACTCCCGGAAGTGCATCAGCGTGCCGCCGCCGTCTTTGACGTCGCCGGCGAACCCGGCGGCGAGTTCGTTCAGGTCGCCGTCGACGGCGAGCAGGAGGACGTTGCCGCTGTCGATTTCGTCGAGCCACTCGCTGTCCGGCGTCGTGCCGTCGAGGACGCCGAGCGTGACGTGGCCCTCGAACTCCTCCGGGAGGTCGATCTCCTCCTCGGCGTTCCGCAGGTCGAGATTGAAGCCGTCACCCATAGAGCACCAGTCCGTACCGCGGTGGCAAAAACCTTCCCGCCCGTGTGTTTATGCTGCCGGCTGACGTTTCCACACGTATGCCCGAAGTCACACTCAGCGAGGAGACCGTCGAGCGCCTCGACTCGCTCAGAGTCGAAGACGAGTCCTACGACGAACTCGTCACGGAGCTGCTGAACATCTACGAGGCCGAGGAACTGACGATGTTCCGCTCCGGCGACGGCTAGTCGTTCGCGGCAGTCCGCCGGACGTCGTCCCAGCGCCCCTCGCTCTCGAGGTACGCCTGCAGTTCGTCGGCGTACGCCTGCGCGAGCTGCGTGGACTCCTCGGCCAGCGCCTCGTTGTCCTCGTCACCGCCGCCGCCCAGTCCCAGCGCGTTCTTGATGCTCCCGACGACACCGCTCCCCTTGCTACCGCCCGCCGAGCCGCCAGCCATCGCGTTCATCTGCTGGTCGACGTTCGCCATCTCCGGGAGCACGTGCTCGAGTTTCGACGTGTTCGCGACCATCGTCGCGGCCTCCGGGTCGTCGGCGTTCTCGATCTCGAACTCCACCGCGGTCATCACCAGCCCCCACTGTGGCCGGGAGAGCGACGACCCCTGGACGCGGTCGGCGAACTGCTGGTCTACGGTCATGCGCGCGCCGACGATCTGGTCCTGCCAGCCGGTAGTCATACGCGGGGCTACGCAGGCAGCCCGCTTGTATGCTACGACAAAAAGCAGGTCAGTCGCCGTCGCCGTTCAGAACGCGCCCGTCTCGCCGGTGATCTCGGCGTGGAGACCCTCGCGGAGCGCGGTGTGGACGTGGCAGATGTTCTCGGCGCGCTCGGCGACGTCGTCGAACGTCTCGTCGTCGAGTTCGGCCTCCACGAGGATGTGGAAGCGGATCGCCTCGAGGTCGTCGTCCTCGTTGACGTCGCCCTCGACGTCGATGTCGACGCGGCCGAGGTCCTCGTGGCCCTCCTTGTTGGCGCCGACGCGGAACGCGGGGATGAAACAGGACGCGTAGTTCGCGATGAACACCGCGTTCGGTTCGGGTCCGTCTTCGCCGGTCGCGTCGACGGTCAGTTCGAAGTCCCCGACGCGGGACCGCGTGACGTAGCCTTCCTCGGACGTGCTGGTAACTTCGAGTGTCATTACGATAGAACAGTCCACCGCCCGCCGTGTAAGCGTTGTTCTTTCGGAGGGGTTCGCCTCCGGCGGCGTTCGGACCTGATTACTGCCGACGGCGGGCCTCAGTAGCCCTCGGTCAGGTCGAACGACTCGTCGCCCTCGAGGACGTGTACGTCGGCGGTGCTCCCGACGGCGTCGACCTCCCGTTCGAAGTCCTCGACGTCGACCTCGATGGGCGGGAACGTGTCGTAGTGCATCGGGAACGCGACGTCGGCGTCCAGCCAGTCGACGGCGACGGCGGCCTGCCACGGTCCCATCGTGAAGTGGTCGCCGACGGGGACGGCGACGGCGTCGGGTTCGAGGTACGGCGCGACGACGTCCCGCATCTCGGTGTGGAGGCTGGTGTCGCCCGCGTGGTAAAACGTGACGCTCTCCTCGTCCGCTACTTGCGTCGGTTTGGTGTCCGAGATGACGTAGCCTGCGGGCATGCCCGCGGACGTGCCGTAGTCGGTGTCGATGCCGTTGGAGTGGTCCGCGCGCACCATCGTGACGAAAGCGTCGTCGAGTTCGACGGTGCCGCCGAGGTTCATCCCGGTGGCGCCCTCGATGCCGTGCTGGTCGCCCAGCCAGCCTGCGAGTTCGGGTGTGCCGACGAAGTGCGCGCCGCGGAAGCGGTCGACGTCCGCGACGTGGTCGGCGTGGCCGTGGGTCAACAGGACGTGGTCCGGGTCGAGTTCCTCCGGGTCCGTCTCCGTGAACGGATTGTCGAAGAACGGGTCGATGAGCAGACTCGTCTCGCCGACCTCCA contains:
- a CDS encoding OsmC family protein, which produces MTLEVTSTSEEGYVTRSRVGDFELTVDATGEDGPEPNAVFIANYASCFIPAFRVGANKEGHEDLGRVDIDVEGDVNEDDDLEAIRFHILVEAELDDETFDDVAERAENICHVHTALREGLHAEITGETGAF
- a CDS encoding metal-dependent hydrolase; this encodes MELTWYGHSTWHVEVGETSLLIDPFFDNPFTETDPEELDPDHVLLTHGHADHVADVDRFRGAHFVGTPELAGWLGDQHGIEGATGMNLGGTVELDDAFVTMVRADHSNGIDTDYGTSAGMPAGYVISDTKPTQVADEESVTFYHAGDTSLHTEMRDVVAPYLEPDAVAVPVGDHFTMGPWQAAVAVDWLDADVAFPMHYDTFPPIEVDVEDFEREVDAVGSTADVHVLEGDESFDLTEGY
- a CDS encoding DUF5799 family protein, producing MTTGWQDQIVGARMTVDQQFADRVQGSSLSRPQWGLVMTAVEFEIENADDPEAATMVANTSKLEHVLPEMANVDQQMNAMAGGSAGGSKGSGVVGSIKNALGLGGGGDEDNEALAEESTQLAQAYADELQAYLESEGRWDDVRRTAAND
- a CDS encoding DUF5779 family protein; translated protein: MGDGFNLDLRNAEEEIDLPEEFEGHVTLGVLDGTTPDSEWLDEIDSGNVLLLAVDGDLNELAAGFAGDVKDGGGTLMHFREFLVVAPPGVGVDTDRL
- a CDS encoding DUF7557 family protein — protein: MPEVTLSEETVERLDSLRVEDESYDELVTELLNIYEAEELTMFRSGDG